A DNA window from Gorilla gorilla gorilla isolate KB3781 chromosome 6, NHGRI_mGorGor1-v2.1_pri, whole genome shotgun sequence contains the following coding sequences:
- the ANKRD61 gene encoding ankyrin repeat domain-containing protein 61, with product MGNIPRKGSRDLVVDSAKPLEDGPSAALHSKLYEAIMREDCTTIEVLLRNHPVNQPITILPNSTSSRLLLTQPTESIIPIHLAAKYHKAQSLLCLLRHGADPEVRDTTGLTTLNLMLLHWPVTSTTWAKPGNRMHRILTDIQNSSITCLRILCAHGAQVNAQGEISNKRSPLHLAIAYGCYPVLSILTQNGADVNAINEASMTPLHMAANMLNKEMMETLIAYGANVNCAVSSTGNTPLKLAVCTASSKAGRLLGAGVSCIRLLLTHGAKVNAQDYKGQTAIHEACFGGREAIINLLLEFEANVNILTRNGESPIYMYLQRSFNVRDTALLARLLYHTYPLRMTNNQGILPAGIMLPEFRLLRDTLIKQSQKPLSLQGICKRNIRNIYGEKYKQHLKQFLPVTIWNSVYCCYDLAYTS from the exons ATGGGGAATATACCCAGGAAAGGAAGCAGAGACCTGGTGGTTGACAGTGCCAAGCCCCTGGAAGATGGCCCATCTGCAGCACTTCACTCGAAACTCTATGAAGCCATCATGAGAGAAGACTGCACTACGATTGAGGTACTCCTGAGAAATCACCCTGTCAACCAGCCCATCACCATTCTGCCCAACTCCACCAGCAGCAGATTACTTCTGACCCAG CCGACAGAGTCTATCATCCCCATCCATCTGGCTGCCAAGTACCACAAGGCCCAGAGTCTGCTCTGCCTGTTACGGCACGGCGCTGACCCAGAAGTCAG GGACACGACAGGCCTCACCACACTCAACTTAATGCTACTGCACTGGCCAGTCACTTCCACCACGTGGGCAAAACCAGGCAACAGAATGCACAGGATCCTGACAGACATTCAGAATAGCAGCATCACATGTCTCCGCATCTTGTGTGCGCACGGAGCTCAAGTTAACGCTCAAGGGGAAATCAGCAACAAACGTTCACCACTCCACCTGGCCATAGCATATGGTTGCTATCCAGTTCTCTCCATTTTGACCCAAAATGGTGCCGATGTCAATGCTATTAATGAAGCCAGCATGACACCCCTTCACATGGCCGCAAACATGCTGAATAAGGAGATGATGGAAACGCTCATTGCCTATGGAGCAAACGTCAACTGTGCTGTCTCTTCCACGGGGAACACGCCCCTGAAGCTTGCAGTGTGCACTGCATCAAGCAAAGCAGGCCGACTCCTCGGGGCGGGGGTCAGCTGCATCCGTCTGCTGCTCACTCACGGAGCCAAAGTCAACGCCCAGGACTACAAGGGCCAAACCGCCATCCATGAGGCATGCTTTGGAGGCAGAGAGGCAATCATCAATCTCCTGCTTGAATTTGaagcaaatgttaacattttaacaaGAAACGGGGAATCTCCAATTTATATGTACCTTCAGCGCAGTTTCAATGTAAGAGATACAGCACTTCTGGCCAGGCTACTTTATCACACTTATCCTCTGAGAATGACCAATAACCAAGGAATTCTACCTGCAGGAATCATGCTACCAGAATTCCGCCTCTTAAGGGACACCCTAATAAAGCAATCGCAAAAACCTTTATCCCTACAGGGTATCTGCAAAAGAAACATCAGGAATATTTATGGTGAGAAATACAAACAGCACTTGAAGCAATTCCTCCCAGTGACAATATGGAATTCTGTCTACTGCTGTTATGACTTGGCATATACCTCTTGA